In Phragmites australis chromosome 24, lpPhrAust1.1, whole genome shotgun sequence, the following are encoded in one genomic region:
- the LOC133906922 gene encoding uncharacterized protein LOC133906922 isoform X1: MGIIVDNTESHDGQPALEQKTVRSISEGNEVISRWKEENSQFSVDVPPDMSPQTAKTLKQNFKKEGASHLIQGTTINSILEKALVSAKSEFDIVVKEVEDLQHFYILHPHQMATRISRSPLGLFQCTDHTEDIEPVIQDSEGNFGQPPKQQGKHLSY; the protein is encoded by the exons ATGGGCATTATTGTAGACAATACGGAAAGCCATGATGGTCAGCCTGCTCTCGAGCAGAAAACAGTCAGATCCATTAGTGAAGGCAATGAGGTCATATCGCGATGGAAAGAAGAGAATTCTCAATTTTCCGTGGATGTGCCTCCAGACATGTCTCCACAAACAGCCAAAACTCTCAAGCAGAACTTCAAAAAGGAGGGTGCTAGTCATCTGATTCAAGGAACTACCATCAACTCAATACTGGAGAAAGCTTTAGTTTCTGCAAAATCTGAGTTCGATATAGTTGTCAAAGAAGTTGAAGATCTTCAGCACTTTTACATCCTTCATCCTCATCAG ATGGCAACACGGATCAGTAGATCGCCGCTGGGACTCTTTCAGTGTACTGACCACACAG aggacATCGAGCCGGTGATCCAGGATAGTGAGGGAAACTTTGGGCAGCCACCCaaacaacaaggcaagcatctatcatattga
- the LOC133907780 gene encoding putative FBD-associated F-box protein At5g56690 isoform X2, with product MGNVLNLIGGRTASQQCHPEHKYQGRIQHYQFELWSILICRAISEYICRKLIYEKGTVNDQFRKWNILFCRTVSEYISNKLFYVKTIADAQFLQRSIQMFKAVSHDIHKLIYGKGTANDQFQLWTVLLWGAISRYIYRKPIYKKGISIDQFVNLPEDVQCIILSKLPLKEVVRTSVLSSKWRCLWTVCPKLSFDGTIMFGKGMNGKQREHYTLQFINTVNEVLQQCHGRVVEELVIKFGFDNLLVDHLNTWVRFAASSHTKFLAFDLTPRGLKAFDDPQYIFPFQLFNSRSISHLQYVQLRFVSVKLPTQFIGFPKLRKLDLHKVKVTAKDLQDMLSNCCALEWLSIVHCNMDGELKVLCPLPCLLYLNVAYCGLTKMEFHAVKLRTFVYKGSAVPINFSVVSELKNANIVFAGVTIGDAIAALANVLTNVQNLSFDIYVNPPEVPCLMENPCKFSHLKCLQLLLSYDMDVDNPSLVPFLAAAPFIEKLEVHFSSLFGFYYMKGASIRRFRHTYNHLKDVCITGFKASSGQIEFLVHIVENTPALEVLTIDPLDRQTGGDPLIVIEREAGFMDAAYRIVREYIEGNVSPKCSLRLLF from the exons ATGGGCAACGTTCTGAATCTCATTGGAGGAAGAACTGCATCGCAACAATGCCATCCGGAACATAAATACCAAGGCAGAATACAACATTATCAATTCGAACTGTGGAGCATTCTGATTTGCAGAGCTATATCAGAATACATTTGTCGTAAGCTAATCTATGAGAAGGGGACAGTGAATGATCAATTCAGAAAGTGGAACATTCTATTCTGCAGAACTGTGTCAGAGTACATCAGTAACAAACTGTTCTACGTGAAGACTATAGCAGATGCTCAGTTTCTGCAGCGGAGCATTCAAATGTTCAAAGCTGTATCACACGACATCCATAAACTAATTTATGGAAAAGGTACAGCAAATGATCAATTTCAACTGTGGACTGTTTTGCTTTGGGGAGCCATATCAAGATACATTTATCGCAAACCAATCTATAAAAAGGGAATATCAATTGATCAGTTTGTAAACCTCCCGGAG GATGTGCAATGCATTATTTTGTCAAAATTGCCTCTGAAGGAGGTCGTAAGGACTAGTGTTCTATCGAGTAAATGGAGATGTTTGTGGACAGTTTGCCCCAAACTGAGTTTTGATGGCACTATTATGTTTGGCAAGGGCATGAATGGTAAACAAAGGGAGCACTATACTCTACAATTCATTAACACTGTTAATGAAGTCCTGCAGCAGTGCCATGGCAGGGTTGTTGAAGAGCTAGTGATCAAATTTGGGTTTGACAACCTGTTGGTTGATCATCTCAATACTTGGGTTAGATTTGCTGCATCATCGCATACAAAGTTTCTAGCTTTTGATCTAACACCAAGAGGTCTTAAAGCTTTCGATGATCCTCAGTACATCTTCCCTTTCCAACTTTTTAACAGCAGAAGTATATCTCATCTACAGTATGTTCAGCTTCGCTTTGTATCTGTCAAACTACCTACACAGTTCATTGGCTTCCCGAAACTTAGAAAGCTTGATCTGCACAAAGTCAAGGTCACTGCAAAAGATCTTCAGGATATGTTGTCTAACTGCTGCGCTCTTGAGTGGTTGAGTATTGTTCATTGCAACATGGATGGTGAACTAAAGGTTCTTTGTCCACTTCCCTGCCTGCTATACTTGAATGTTGCGTACTGTGGGCTAACAAAGATGGAATTTCATGCCGTGAAACTCAGAACATTCGTTTACAAAGGATCAGCGGTGCCTATTAACTTCAGTGTGGTATCTGAGctgaaaaatgcaaatatagTTTTTGCTGGAGTAACAATTGGGGACGCTATCGCTGCACTTGCTAATGTGCTCACAAATGTGCAAAATCTGAGCTTTGACATTTATGTCAATCCACCTGAG GTTCCTTGTCTGATGGAAAATCCGTGCAAGTTTTCTCATTTAAAGTGTTTACAATTGCTGTTGTCCTACGATATGGACGTTGACAACCCATCTTTGGTCCCTTTTCTGGCAGCTGCTCCTTTCATTGAGAAGTTAGAAGTTCAT TTTAGTAGTCTTTTTGGTTTTTACTATATGAAAGGAGCATCTATCAGGAGATTCCGGCATACGTACAACCATCTCAAGGACGTGTGTATTACAGGATTTAAAGCATCCAGTGGCCAAATTGAATTTCTTGTACACATTGTGGAGAATACCCCTGCGTTGGAGGTTTTAACCATAGACCCATTGGATAGACAGACGGGGGGAGATCCATTGATAGTTATCGAGAGAGAAGCAGGCTTTATGGATGCAGCTTACAGAATTGTTCGAGAATATATTGAAGGGAACGTTTCACCGAAATGTTCTTTGAGACTGCTATTTTAG
- the LOC133906922 gene encoding uncharacterized protein LOC133906922 isoform X2 encodes MGIIVDNTESHDGQPALEQKTVRSISEGNEVISRWKEENSQFSVDVPPDMSPQTAKTLKQNFKKEGASHLIQGTTINSILEKALVSAKSEFDIVVKEVEDLQHFYILHPHQMATRISRSPLGLFQCTDHTEMVKTNDEILGRRRRLVQKEEVEL; translated from the exons ATGGGCATTATTGTAGACAATACGGAAAGCCATGATGGTCAGCCTGCTCTCGAGCAGAAAACAGTCAGATCCATTAGTGAAGGCAATGAGGTCATATCGCGATGGAAAGAAGAGAATTCTCAATTTTCCGTGGATGTGCCTCCAGACATGTCTCCACAAACAGCCAAAACTCTCAAGCAGAACTTCAAAAAGGAGGGTGCTAGTCATCTGATTCAAGGAACTACCATCAACTCAATACTGGAGAAAGCTTTAGTTTCTGCAAAATCTGAGTTCGATATAGTTGTCAAAGAAGTTGAAGATCTTCAGCACTTTTACATCCTTCATCCTCATCAG ATGGCAACACGGATCAGTAGATCGCCGCTGGGACTCTTTCAGTGTACTGACCACACAG AAATGGTAAAGACCAATGATGAGATACTTGGAAGACGAAGAAGATTGGTGCAGAAAGAGGAAGTAGAACTGTGA
- the LOC133907780 gene encoding putative FBD-associated F-box protein At5g56690 isoform X1, translating to MWHIGMGNVLNLIGGRTASQQCHPEHKYQGRIQHYQFELWSILICRAISEYICRKLIYEKGTVNDQFRKWNILFCRTVSEYISNKLFYVKTIADAQFLQRSIQMFKAVSHDIHKLIYGKGTANDQFQLWTVLLWGAISRYIYRKPIYKKGISIDQFVNLPEDVQCIILSKLPLKEVVRTSVLSSKWRCLWTVCPKLSFDGTIMFGKGMNGKQREHYTLQFINTVNEVLQQCHGRVVEELVIKFGFDNLLVDHLNTWVRFAASSHTKFLAFDLTPRGLKAFDDPQYIFPFQLFNSRSISHLQYVQLRFVSVKLPTQFIGFPKLRKLDLHKVKVTAKDLQDMLSNCCALEWLSIVHCNMDGELKVLCPLPCLLYLNVAYCGLTKMEFHAVKLRTFVYKGSAVPINFSVVSELKNANIVFAGVTIGDAIAALANVLTNVQNLSFDIYVNPPEVPCLMENPCKFSHLKCLQLLLSYDMDVDNPSLVPFLAAAPFIEKLEVHFSSLFGFYYMKGASIRRFRHTYNHLKDVCITGFKASSGQIEFLVHIVENTPALEVLTIDPLDRQTGGDPLIVIEREAGFMDAAYRIVREYIEGNVSPKCSLRLLF from the exons CATTGGGATGGGCAACGTTCTGAATCTCATTGGAGGAAGAACTGCATCGCAACAATGCCATCCGGAACATAAATACCAAGGCAGAATACAACATTATCAATTCGAACTGTGGAGCATTCTGATTTGCAGAGCTATATCAGAATACATTTGTCGTAAGCTAATCTATGAGAAGGGGACAGTGAATGATCAATTCAGAAAGTGGAACATTCTATTCTGCAGAACTGTGTCAGAGTACATCAGTAACAAACTGTTCTACGTGAAGACTATAGCAGATGCTCAGTTTCTGCAGCGGAGCATTCAAATGTTCAAAGCTGTATCACACGACATCCATAAACTAATTTATGGAAAAGGTACAGCAAATGATCAATTTCAACTGTGGACTGTTTTGCTTTGGGGAGCCATATCAAGATACATTTATCGCAAACCAATCTATAAAAAGGGAATATCAATTGATCAGTTTGTAAACCTCCCGGAG GATGTGCAATGCATTATTTTGTCAAAATTGCCTCTGAAGGAGGTCGTAAGGACTAGTGTTCTATCGAGTAAATGGAGATGTTTGTGGACAGTTTGCCCCAAACTGAGTTTTGATGGCACTATTATGTTTGGCAAGGGCATGAATGGTAAACAAAGGGAGCACTATACTCTACAATTCATTAACACTGTTAATGAAGTCCTGCAGCAGTGCCATGGCAGGGTTGTTGAAGAGCTAGTGATCAAATTTGGGTTTGACAACCTGTTGGTTGATCATCTCAATACTTGGGTTAGATTTGCTGCATCATCGCATACAAAGTTTCTAGCTTTTGATCTAACACCAAGAGGTCTTAAAGCTTTCGATGATCCTCAGTACATCTTCCCTTTCCAACTTTTTAACAGCAGAAGTATATCTCATCTACAGTATGTTCAGCTTCGCTTTGTATCTGTCAAACTACCTACACAGTTCATTGGCTTCCCGAAACTTAGAAAGCTTGATCTGCACAAAGTCAAGGTCACTGCAAAAGATCTTCAGGATATGTTGTCTAACTGCTGCGCTCTTGAGTGGTTGAGTATTGTTCATTGCAACATGGATGGTGAACTAAAGGTTCTTTGTCCACTTCCCTGCCTGCTATACTTGAATGTTGCGTACTGTGGGCTAACAAAGATGGAATTTCATGCCGTGAAACTCAGAACATTCGTTTACAAAGGATCAGCGGTGCCTATTAACTTCAGTGTGGTATCTGAGctgaaaaatgcaaatatagTTTTTGCTGGAGTAACAATTGGGGACGCTATCGCTGCACTTGCTAATGTGCTCACAAATGTGCAAAATCTGAGCTTTGACATTTATGTCAATCCACCTGAG GTTCCTTGTCTGATGGAAAATCCGTGCAAGTTTTCTCATTTAAAGTGTTTACAATTGCTGTTGTCCTACGATATGGACGTTGACAACCCATCTTTGGTCCCTTTTCTGGCAGCTGCTCCTTTCATTGAGAAGTTAGAAGTTCAT TTTAGTAGTCTTTTTGGTTTTTACTATATGAAAGGAGCATCTATCAGGAGATTCCGGCATACGTACAACCATCTCAAGGACGTGTGTATTACAGGATTTAAAGCATCCAGTGGCCAAATTGAATTTCTTGTACACATTGTGGAGAATACCCCTGCGTTGGAGGTTTTAACCATAGACCCATTGGATAGACAGACGGGGGGAGATCCATTGATAGTTATCGAGAGAGAAGCAGGCTTTATGGATGCAGCTTACAGAATTGTTCGAGAATATATTGAAGGGAACGTTTCACCGAAATGTTCTTTGAGACTGCTATTTTAG